From a single Phragmites australis chromosome 7, lpPhrAust1.1, whole genome shotgun sequence genomic region:
- the LOC133925329 gene encoding DDB1- and CUL4-associated factor homolog 1-like isoform X3: MAATEPGSAPPHEDDEALLARVHSVISRVLHRDQDPNPRLLHTLATICELHEARYLQLCATNPMLNNTNTRGTYTIGKLANLLRDNDDFYELVFCKFLSDKSYSVAVRAAAARLLLSCHSAWMPQYPHAFEDSIIENIKSWVTEDAGASNECEWKYLRRNKPTDAEMLRTYAIGLLAMALCSGGQLVEDVLTVGVSAKLMHFLRIRVLVDASSSQKDSNHPLDTKHPRGRDDGRGKSRLAQDGARLDGTKVGYGMLTDPTVEKDNEPCVGMRQAHGEKGVDDTISHADASFDNFDIPEADRTNDRSYSSSIYDTKSKYGERPSVMRLVKDEDISENGELLKRKLSRAPARLRVKGKAGESLPECEVTPLSPTSGLRIGGQATRHRNVVMVGDQKKATDANSSSAGLESFSAISREEYEDRFRDCIIGLNDISGIVLKAVRAAEAEARSANAPDEALKAAGDAAAELVKSAALEVWKSENNGDAAVLAADKAAATVVEAAMSTSVSRYRSSNQVSEECAVEEAVQTSEDQELEDFVISDHEQLLQVREKYSIQCLQVLGEYVEALGPVLHEKGVDVCLSLLQRSIKDQEGCGHFALLPDVLKLICALAAHRKFAALFVDRGGIQKILSVPRITQTYTGLSACLFTFGSLQSTMERVCALSSYTLDNVVELALQLLECPQDLARKSAAIFFAAAFVFKAVLDLFDARDGMQKLLDILYGCASVRSGGNSGGLGSSNVSQGNDRSPAEGLTASEKQVAYHTCVALRQYFRAHLLQLVDSIRPGKSIRSIARNTSSARAGYKPFDISNEAMDAVFRQIQRDRKLGPAFVKARWPALDKFLASSGHITMLELCKAHGDRYLRDLTQYAIGVLHIVTLMPYSRKWIVHATLSNNRVGMAVLLDAVKSFDYIDHEVICPALNVLVNLVCPPPAISNKPSSTANQQPTATQAFVGTSESRDRNFEKSTSDRNLIGNQGESRDRSGDGNPVERTNTSHQGNTTQISTPVVPSGVVGDRRISLGVGAGGPGLAAQLEQAYRQAREVVRANNGIKILLQLLSSRMVTHPVAIDSIRALACRVLLGLARDDAIAHILTKLQVGKKLSELIRDTSAQTSGGDSGRWQTELTQVAIELIGVLTNSGKETTLAATDAAAPALRRIERAGIAAATPISYHSRELMQLIHEHLLGSGFTATAAMLQKEAGLAPLPLIAAVLPVHQVPALEASSVQQQWPSGRVQGFLPHKTNITTDQAGQRSDSVLPSSKKKALTFSSSFSQRTQSPHPLSGNRASNTPKSPVPIVADAGDAEILHKTPLSLPLKRKLVDMKDLNSASVAKRPATTDQSCQSSVFQTPAPTRRGLSVVVDSPTAFHSGRTNFNNISAENLDNSQGTPGVVATTAYPGVNDQQSGNLEPMTLDSMVVQYLKHQHRQCPAPITTLPPLSLLHPHVCPELSRSLSAPANIAARMGSREISRQFSGIQVPRRDRHFIYSRFKQCRVCRDEASLLTCMTFLGDASRVAAGNHNGELRIFDCNTANLLDTQTCHQLRVTMMESTYSGGNELILTSSLNEVKIWDASSISGGPLHTFEGCKAARFSHSGTLFAALSTDATQREVQLYDVQTYNLDLRLPDNSSNSGSGRGYIQPIIHFSPSDTMLLWNGVLWDRRSPNPVHQFDQFTDYCGGGFHPAGNEVILNSEVWDLRKFKLLRSVPSLDQTVIKFNGTGDVIYAILRRNRDDLQSSINARRVRHPLFPAFRTIDAVTYSDIATVQLDRCVLDLATEPNDSLIGVVAMDDHEEMFSSARLFEVGRKRITDDDSDPEDAGDTEDEDDDNDDSDDDMMLAPVLEGETDSDDLSNSSNDGDNDEIASSDENDDDPEFIDEGDLEGGGLLEIMGDGEGDGDESDMMGSFSSEDEGWIM, encoded by the exons ATGGCTGCCACAGAACCTGGGTCCGCCCCCCCGCACGAGGACGACGAGGCGCTGCTCGCCCGCGTCCACAGCGTCATCTCCAGGGTCCTCCACCGCGACCAAGACCCCAATCCCCGCCTCCTCCACACCCTCGCCACCATCTGCGAGCTCCACGAGGCCAG GTATCTTCAGTTATGTGCAACTAACCCAATGCTTAATAACACAAACACAAGGGGCACCTATACGATAGGAAAGCTGGCAAATTTGCTCCGG GATAATGACGATTTTTATGAGTTAGTGTTTTGTAAGTTCTTGTCGGATAAATCCTACTCTGTTGCCGtacgtgctgctgctgctaggcTTCTCCTAAGCTGCCATTCTGCCTGGATG CCTCAGTATCCTCATGCTTTCGAAGATTCTATCATAGAGAATATCAAAAGCTGGGTAACTGAAGATGCTGGTGCATCTAACGAGTGTGAATGGAAGTATTTACGAAGGAATAAACCCACAGATGCTGAGATGCTGAGAACTTATGCCATCGGGTTGCTTGCTATGGCGTTGTGTAG CGGTGGGCAGTTGGTAGAAGATGTCTTGACTGTGGGGGTATCAGCGAAGCTCATGCACTTTTTGCGTATAAGAGTTCTTGTGGATGCCTCATCCTCACAGAAAGATTCTAATCATCCACTAGACACCAAGCATCCTCGGGGCAGAGATGATGGTAGGGGCAAATCACGCCTGGCTCAAGACGGTGCTCGATTGGATGGAACAAAGGTTGGATATGGAATGTTAACTGACCCTACTGTGGAAAAGGACAATGAACCTTGTGTTGGAATGAGGCAAGCACATGGAGAAAAGGGGGTGGATGACACTATCTCTCATGCCGATGCATCGTTCGATAATTTCGATATTCCTGAGGCTGATAGGACCAATGATCGATCTTATAGCTCAAGTATTTACGACACAAAGTCAAAATATGGGGAAAGGCCTTCTGTGATGAGGCTTGTTAAAGATGAAGATATCAGCGAAAACGGTGAACTGTTGAAGAGAAAGTTGAGTCGAGCTCCTGCTCGACTTAGAGTGAAGGGAAAGgcaggtgaaagcttgcctgaATGTGAAGTAACACCTTTATCGCCAACATCAGGATTGAGAATAGGAGGCCAGGCTACCAGACATAGGAATGTGGTGATGGTTGGAGACCAAAAGAAGGCAACTGATGCGAACAGTAGCTCTGCAGGTCTCGAGTCGTTTAGCGCTATTTCCAGAGAAGAATACGAAGACCGGTTCAGGGATTGCATCATTGGCTTAAATGATATATCTGGCATTGTTTTGAAGGCAGTAAGAGCTGCTGAAGCTGAGGCCAGATCTGCAAATGCACCGGATGAAGCTTTGAAAGCAGCAGGCGATGCTGCTGCCGAGCTTGTGAAATCTGCTGCTTTGGAG GTTTGGAAAAGTGAAAATAATGGTGACGCGGCTGTGTTAGCTGCCGATAAAGCTGCAGCTACTGTAGTAGAGGCTGCAATGTCAACTAGCGTCTCGCG TTACAGAAGCTCAAACCAAGTTAGTGAAGAgtgtgcagtggaagaagctgTGCAAACCAGCGAAGACCAGGAGTTGGAAGATTTTGTTATCAGTGACCATGAGCAGCTCTTGCAAGTTAGAGAAAAATATAGCATTCAGTGCTTACAGGTTTTGGGAGAGTACGTTGAAGCTTTGGGTCCTGTTCTCCATGAAAAGGGTGTTGATGTTTGCCTTTCATTATTGCAAAGGAGCATAAAAGACCAGGAGGGATGTGGCCACTTTGCGCTACTTCCTGATGTCCTTAAATTAATTTGTGCACTGGCCGCCCACCGAAAATTTGCTGCACTCTTTGTTGATCGTGGTGGTATTCAGAAGATACTATCAGTTCCTAGAATTACTCAGACATATACTGGTCTTTCTGCATGCTTATTTACTTTCGGGTCTCTTCAG TCTACCATGGAACGTGTTTGCGCGCTCTCATCTTACACACTTGACAATGTTGTTGAACTAGCACTTCAACTTCTTGAGTGCCCACAAGACTTAGCTAGAAAAAGTGCAGCCATTTTCTTCGCTGCTGCTTTTGTGTTCAAAGCTGTTCTGGATCTATTTGATGCACGGGATGGGATGCAAAAGCTTCTTGATATCCTATATGGCTGTGCGTCTGTAAGGTCTGGTGGTAACTCTGGAGGATTAGGATCCTCCAATGTAAGTCAAGGGAATGACCGATCACCTGCTGAAGGTCTGACTGCATCAGAAAAGCAGGTTGCATACCATACGTGTGTTGCACTACGGCAGTATTTTAGAGCCCATCTCCTTCAGCTTGTTGATTCCATTCGACCAGGCAAAAGCATCCGCAGTATTGCTCGGAACACGTCTAGTGCAAGAGCTGGTTACAAACCTTTTGACATTAGCAATGAGGCTATGGATGCTGTTTTTCGTCAAATCCAGCGAGACAGAAAGTTAGGCCCTGCTTTTGTGAAGGCTCGTTGGCCTGCGTTGGACAAATTTTTGGCCTCTAGTGGTCATATAACTATGCTAGAGTTGTGTAAG GCACATGGTGATCGCTATTTGCGTGACTTAACTCAATATGCAATCGGAGTTCTTCACATTGTAACACTTATGCCGTACAGCCGCAAATGGATAGTGCATGCAACATTAAGCAACAATCGTGTTGGTATGGCTGTCCTATTAGATGCGGTGAAAAGTTTTGACTATATTGATCATGAG GTGATCTGTCCTGCATTGAATGTTCTCGTCAATCTTGTATGCCCCCCGCCTGCTATCAGCAACAAGCCATCCTCAACTGCCAATCAGCAACCTACAGCCACACAAGCGTTTGTTGGGACTTCAGAAAGCAGAGACAGGAACTTTGAAAAAAGTACTTCAGATAGGAATTTAATAGGGAATCAGGGTGAATCTCGGGATCGATCTGGTGATGGCAACCCTGTGGAAAGGACTAATACATCACATCAAGGAAATACTACGCAGATTAGCACACCTGTTGTGCCATCCGGAGTAGTCGGTGATCGGAGAATATCATTAGGAGTTGGAGCTGGGGGTCCTGGTCTTGCTGCTCAGTTGGAACAAGCTTATCGTCAAGCTCGAGAAGTAGTAAGAGCCAATAATGGCATAAAAATTCTTTTACAGCTTCTCAGTTCTCGGATGGTTACACATCCTGTGGCTATTGATTCTATTCGAGCCCTTGCCTGCCGCGTCCTGCTTGGGCTGGCCAGAGACGATGCGATCGCACATATACTGACAAAGCTCCAG GTGGGGAAGAAATTATCTGAACTGATCCGCGATACCAGTGCCCAGACATCTGGAGGTGATAGTGGAAGATGGCAAACTGAGCTGACCCAAGTGGCAATTGAACTGATTGGG GTTCTGACAAATTCTGGAAAAGAAACAACATTAGCAGCAACTGATGCTGCTGCTCCAGCATTGAGGCGCATTGAGCGAGCTGGAATAGCTGCTGCTACTCCTATCTCCTATCATTCTAG gGAACTGATGCAGCTGATACATGAACATCTCCTTGGGTCCGGTTTCACTGCCACTGCTGCCATGCTGCAGAAGGAGGCTGGCCTTGCACCTTTGCCATTGATAGCTGCGGTGCTTCCTGTCCACCAGGTTCCTGCCCTGGAAGCATCATCTGTTCAGCAACAGTGGCCTTCTGGTCGCGTCCAGGGATTTCTCCCACATAAAACAAATATAACCACAGATCAGGCTGGCCAGAGATCTGATTCTGTCCTGCCTTCCTCTAAGAAGAAGGCACTGACCTTCTCATCCAGTTTCTCACAAAGAACACAATCTCCACACCCCTTGTCTGGTAATAGAGCAAGCAACACCCCAAAAAGTCCTGTACCTATTGTTGCCGATGCTGGAGATGCTGAAATATTGCATAAAACACCACTGTCATTGCCACTCAAGAGGAAGCTGGTGGATATGAAGGATCTTAATTCTGCATCAGTAGCAAAGCGGCCTGCAACAACAGATCAATCATGCCAATCTTCTGTATTCCAAACTCCTGCTCCTACTCGCAGGGGTCTGTCGGTAGTAGTGGATTCTCCTACTGCATTTCACTCTGGTCGGACAAACTTCAACAACATTTCTGCTGAAAACTTGGACAATTCTCAAGGCACACCAGGAGTGGTAGCAACCACAGCTTATCCAGGTGTGAATGATCAACAATCAGGAAATTTGGAGCCTATGACACTCGACTCAATGGTTGTACAATACTTGAAACACCAACACCGCCAGTGCCCTGCTCCAATTACAACTTTGCCACCACTCTCTCTGTTGCACCCTCATGTTTGCCCTGAGCTTAGTCGCAGCCTTAGTGCACCAGCAAACATAGCTGCTCGTATGGGAAGCCGTGAGATAAGTAGGCAGTTTAGTGGGATCCAAGTACCTCGTAGGGATCGTCATTTTATATACAGCAGGTTCAAGCAATGCCGTGTTTGCCGTGATGAGGCGTCACTTTTGACTTGCATGACATTTCTTGGAGATGCATCTCGAGTTGCGGCTGGGAACCACAACGGTGAACTGAGAATATTTGACTGCAACACTGCAAATCTCTTAGACACCCAAACATGCCACCAACTTCGTGTTACAATGATGGAGTCAACATATTCTGGTGGAAATGAGCTGATTCTCACGTCCAGCTTAAATGAGGTTAAGATCTGGGATGCTTCCTCGATATCTGGGGGGCCTTTGCACACATTTGAGGGTTGCAAAGCTGCTAGGTTTAGCCACTCCGGAACTTTATTTGCTGCCCTTTCTACTGATGCAACTCAACGCGAGGTTCAATTGTACGATGTACAGACATATAATCTTGATTTGCGGCTTCCTGATAACTCTAGCAATTCAGGTTCAGGCCGGGGTTACATACAACCCATTATACATTTCAGTCCATCTGACACAATGTTGTTGTGGAATGGAGTTCTGTGGGATAGACGAAGCCCAAATCCTGTTCATCAGTTTGACCAGTTCACAGACTATTGTGGTGGTGGCTTCCATCCAGCTGGAAATGAG GTGATCCTAAATTCGGAGGTGTGGGATCTGAGGAAATTTAAGCTTCTGAGGAGCGTCCCTTCCCTGGACCAGACAGTAATAAAATTCAATGGCACGGGTGATGTTATCTATGCCATCCTCAGGCGTAATCGTGACGACTTACAATCATCCATCAATGCTCGTAGGGTCAGACATCCTCTTTTTCCTGCGTTCCGCACAATTGATGCTGTGACTTACTCAGATATTGCAACCGTCCAACTTGACCGCTGTGTCCTCGATCTTGCTACTGAGCCCAATGATTCTCTTATTGGGGTTGTTGCGATGGATGATCATGAGGAGATGTTCTCTTCTGCTCGCTTATTTGAAGTTGGCAGGAAGCGAATAACTGATGATGACTCAGATCCGGAGGATGCAGGTGAtacagaggatgaagatgatgacaatgatgatTCCGATGATGATATGATGCTGGCGCCTGTGCTGGAAGGGGAGACAGATTCTGATGATCTAAGTAACAGCAGCAATGATGGTGACAACGATGAAATTGCCAGTTCGGACGAAAACGACGATGATCCTGAGTTCATTGACGAAGGTGACCTTGAAGGAGGGGGCTTGCTGGAGATTATGGGTGATGGTGAAGGGGATGGCGATGAGAGTGACATGATGGGGTCCTTTAGCAGTGAGGACGAAGGTTGGATCATGTGA